A genome region from Myxococcales bacterium includes the following:
- a CDS encoding nucleotide sugar dehydrogenase, with product MSRLTELSERIDSRDARIGVIGLGYVGLPLVVEFVNAGFDVTGFDIDSSKIDAIERGESYIEDVPSAKLAEARATGRLHASADFGGLSRLDIINICVPTPLTRTKDPDVSHMASAVEEIRRRLRSGQLVILGSTTYPGTTHELFVPILEESGLEVGEDFSLAFAPERIDPANKTFKVRSVPKVVGGQTPLCTELASKIFATIFDEIVQVSSTQSAEMVKLLENTFRAINIGLANEIALMCQRLGLDVWEVIEAAATKPYGFMKFLPGPGLGGHCIPVDPSYLSWKMKSLNFPARFIDLATDINSRMPEHVVDRVADLLNQDRKSVNGAKILILGVAYKSNVGDMREAPALDVIRLLVAKGGDVSFSDPHVSSIEVDGITYEDVGTADETLAAADVAVILTDHNAFDYKSIVANAKRIFDARNATKDITTDREKITKL from the coding sequence ATGAGCCGTCTAACCGAGTTGTCCGAGCGAATCGATTCGCGTGATGCGCGAATCGGCGTGATCGGGCTCGGCTACGTCGGGCTTCCCCTGGTTGTCGAATTCGTGAATGCGGGGTTCGACGTCACGGGTTTCGATATCGATTCGAGCAAGATCGATGCAATCGAAAGAGGCGAGTCTTATATAGAAGACGTACCCAGCGCCAAACTGGCTGAAGCTCGTGCCACAGGGCGTCTGCACGCTTCTGCGGATTTTGGTGGCCTCTCGCGTCTGGACATCATCAATATCTGTGTCCCCACGCCGCTCACCCGCACCAAGGATCCGGACGTCTCCCACATGGCGAGTGCGGTCGAAGAAATTCGCCGTCGGCTGCGCTCCGGCCAACTCGTGATCCTCGGTAGTACTACCTATCCGGGCACTACCCATGAACTCTTCGTGCCGATACTCGAAGAATCGGGACTCGAAGTGGGCGAAGACTTCTCTCTTGCATTTGCTCCCGAGCGCATAGACCCAGCGAACAAAACCTTCAAGGTGCGCAGCGTACCCAAGGTCGTGGGCGGGCAAACACCTCTGTGCACCGAGTTGGCGTCCAAGATCTTTGCCACCATCTTTGACGAGATCGTTCAGGTCAGCTCGACCCAGAGCGCCGAAATGGTGAAGTTGCTGGAGAACACCTTCAGGGCGATCAACATTGGCCTCGCCAATGAAATTGCATTGATGTGTCAGCGTCTCGGCCTGGATGTCTGGGAAGTGATCGAAGCCGCTGCAACCAAGCCCTACGGCTTCATGAAGTTCTTGCCCGGCCCGGGTCTAGGGGGCCACTGCATCCCGGTCGATCCGAGCTATCTCTCGTGGAAGATGAAGAGCCTGAATTTCCCAGCCCGCTTCATCGACCTCGCCACCGACATCAACAGCCGCATGCCCGAGCACGTGGTCGACCGCGTGGCGGACCTGCTGAACCAGGACCGCAAATCGGTCAACGGCGCCAAGATTTTGATCCTCGGCGTGGCGTACAAGAGCAACGTCGGCGACATGCGCGAAGCGCCGGCCCTGGACGTCATTCGCCTGCTGGTCGCCAAGGGTGGCGATGTGAGCTTCAGCGACCCCCACGTGAGTTCGATCGAGGTGGATGGGATTACATACGAAGACGTAGGCACCGCCGACGAGACCCTCGCCGCCGCCGACGTCGCCGTAATCCTCACCGACCACAACGCCTTCGACTACAAGAGCATCGTGGCAAACGCCAAGCGAATATTCGACGCCCGCAACGCCACCAAGGACATCACCACCGACCGGGAGAAGATCACCAAACTCTGA